The Solea senegalensis isolate Sse05_10M linkage group LG11, IFAPA_SoseM_1, whole genome shotgun sequence genomic interval GACTTGACTACTTTCACTTGTGCTCTATTAGTTAGCCGCAGAAATTGCATGTGTTATtcctttgactgatttttgtttttgttaattttccTCAGCGTTGTCGATTGGCATCAAGTAATCACTGtctgattgtttttgtcttcttgttgtGTGTCTTCATGGCTGGTTGCTCATTTTTCGTTTGTTTCTTCCATAACTTGCTCCTGCAGTTCTTCCTTTTGTCCCTGTGTCATCATTATGGATCCGTCTGCGATTCTTCGTCTGCAAAGTCGGAACAAAATTCACAGCGACTTTCTGAGGTAAGCCATTCAGTTCATGTAAGgtttgacttatttttttttatcacttgtCACTGACCTGAATTTAAACTTGTgccccctttttcttttagaGCTTTCTTGTTCAGCTGATTGAGTTTACACTTTTGACTTCACCTTTCTTACATAAATGTGATACATGTTTAAATTGAAATGGAAAATGAGTTGTGtaacacatgttgtatgaggaCACATTACATTGgagtttagggctgcaacaagtaataattattaatcgattactaaatgaattgtccaCTAATTTTATAATCTAtaatgatttttcagctccttcaatatgaatgatttcttttttgctccatataacaaataaatcattaaaactgaataattttgatcaacattttctcacattttgtggaccaaacaagtactctgTTGAAAATAATCCAAATGGTAGAAATGGGACTCACTACTACTCCTTGCAGTTTGCATTGCTGTGCATTCTGCACCCAAAGCTCTCCCTATTAAGCACAAATGCACTGGGGAACCAAATGAGACAACAATAcaccccccacacccccacTACCAGCAGAAATGATGTACTGTGCCTTTAAACCCTGCTTGGCTCTAGGCctgccacagctccactgaagcATGCTTTGGTAGTTTCAGGGTCATCAGCCAGGGGAACCACAATTTATAGATGTTTTGCCCCTTATTCTAGAACATCTTATGGTGTGAGCAGGGATGTCTCCCTGAACCCCTGTGTAGATATCTTGTCTCAGGATTTACTGGCGCTCTATATCTAGTCAGATAAAGCCAGCGCTAAAGGACCGCTTTCTCGAGATTTCCCTCAGAGTGTTGTAAAGCTCCTTGGTGTTCATAGAGACATGATGTTAATTTACCCACACCTTTTTCAGCTGCACATTAATCATGTAAATTCTTAGTTTTACCACATCACAGATATCTTCTGTTGGATTCAGATCTAATGACCGATTAGGCTGAAGTCAATGTCATGACCATTAAACCATTAGAAAATGGTGAGCATAAATGGAACCAAGTGGTCAGCTGCAATCCTTGTTACTAAGGGGCCTAAGATTCCCCCACACCATGCagttgacacaaaaaaaagagattatttAGACTAGCTTATGTTTTTGCAGTTTTCAGTAGAAGTTTTTTTAGGTCAGAAACAGCAATTAGGTTACACACAGTTCCTGACCTGTATCTGCATGATTCCACGTCGATATAATTGGCAGTTTTaataaatgacttgtttttttccacacagaatGAAGAATGAACATAATAAAATTCCAGCAGATGCAAAGTCTTCAAAGCTAATGTCTGCACCTCACCTTTCCAAACAAGACGGCGAAAACAAAGATCCGGGAAGCTCAGAGATGAGCAGAAAGGCTCCTGCACGAGCCGGCATAAGCAGGCTTCCTGTCCTTGCAAAGTCACTTCATCTCCAGACTCCCTCCGACTTCAGTCAGTCCCACTGTCGGTGGGAAGAGAAACCTCTGGCTGTAAGTGTCTCCCTTTTGTTCTGCATCTTTATAAGCGGATGACTGTTTGAAATGTAACACTGTCATCTTACTACAGGGTAAATCTAAGAAGAAAAAGCCATGCACCAGGCCTGTGCCTTTTAACCTGTCTCAGCCAAAGAGTTCAACGACCAGGAAAAATCAACAGCCTGCATCTGTGCCACAGTCACAGACTGGCACTCATGCTGTCCAGCTCAAAAACAATGCTCATCTAAAGCACCAAAACATACATTCTAAACCCTCTAAGCATCCAGCAGTGTTAAACTGCCACATGGACTCAACACAAAAGTCTCATGGAAAGACTACAGAGAATATGTCCCACCTGCTGGGACAGTCTCGTCCTCCCAACACCTCTAAAGCTTCAGCCACGTTGTCTAATCCTCTCCCAGCCATTGCACTGAGAAACACAAGGCCTCAGATCAGTTCATCTTCTACTTCTGCACACCCTGCTCTTACTAACTGCCTGGAAAACATGAACCTGCTCAGCCTTAAGGATCCAACCAAGATAAAGCCAGCGAGCCAGAACACTGAGCTTTCGACTGGTAAGTGAAAACATTCCTTTTTTTGACATCTGCACCTTACATGTCCAACTTTGACATTTGGTATTAAGTCTTTTAATgtagcttttgttttatttatcagtgttttGGGCTGTTCTACCTGGACTGTAACATCAGCTCTAACATTTCTATGGGTGGTTAAACGTATCTAGTCTGTACACTAACACAATCATAGCCTGTTATTTGATTAGCATTGTCATGGTTACCAACTCCCTTTTTTAGTTTTGcctttgatttcatttttttattttgtccttgtgaaaaaataataatcaacattgtttcttttttcaaggttgattattttttgttttttatgtgtttcaGTCAAAGGGGAGAACTTCCAGCCCGACCACATGGCTTTCCTCAGTATCCTCCGTAATGAGGGAATAAAGGCCACAGGTCTGGGATCCACAACTCCACagtccaaatcatataactatGTGGTGCGTTGGTTTGATTGTTGTCATTTACTTTTGGTCCCAAGAGTTTAATGATGGGTTAATTTATCTAATTTTCAGTATTTTATACCAACAAAAATCGAATTATAATCTGTGTCTGATGGTGATTCTCGTGTTTGCAGCCCCAGCGAGTGTCTGTGATGAAGAGTCGACAAAAAGTAGGAGCCACCACAGGTAAAAATGCGACTGACAACATggaaaaatgaatacaaacgCAGGGAGTCCTTTCTTCACACATTATGTATGCTAGAAAATATTGgctaaataaatcacaataatagAGTAAAGATAAGGTTTGTCTTAAAAACATGGCTCAATGACGCACCTCCTCCACTTCTTTGTGCTACAGGAATATCAAAGTTGGTGCAGTTTTCCCCGGATGCCACCGCTCTACAAAGTATCCTCCAGAATGAGGGGGTGACCGCTGGAGGACTTGTTGGTGCCACACCACGGAAATCTGTGTGTCCGTCAGGCAGAAGCACATCAGTCTACACAgtatgaacacattaaacatgttttcctcttcttcatccttcATCCATGCTCCATTTGTGgtagctgtgttttttttatgaatactACCCAAATACACATTGTCATCTTCTGTGTTGCTTCCCCTCTCAGGCTCGGAGAGTGCCCCTCAGGAAAAATCATGCAGAGGCGACGGGTGGATCAGTGGGTAAGACACGGCAGTCTTGTTCTTTTTATAATGCTTATTATTTGGTATTTTACAAAAGTCTGCACAAAAGCTAATCCTTAATATTTCCTAGCCACCTGCAGAGAAGATGTGTATTTCTTTCAAATAGGGCTAAAAGCTTTCAAACTGAAATCgcaatttaaaacaatgtttttagcAAATCATAAAGACTGCAATTCATTTGTTCTGTTATTGattggtttgtgttttgtgcaaatTTGTGTAAATATATGTCTGTCAGACACTAGTGGCCTTTAGTTTGTTAGGTGAGATGATTTTGCCCTGAAAATGTGTCCAAActcctaaagatgaggaaatgaagtagaggACAGAaggaagagcagactcctgctgtgggGCTGCAGGTACcactgatagagagagagatggagaccGAGAGCAGGACTGTGGCTAAACCAGCTCTGACATTGTGTACAGTACGATGTTAAACTGTGACCATgatggtgaaaatgttgcttgtctgtacaaacactgacgtcaCCTCTCTATATGTGTTGAACAATAAGTTTGATACAGCAGCCCTGCCCACCAGCAGAAAAACCCTCTGCACACTTGAATTCTGACATGACTCAGCTGTTTTGTCCTCAGCAGTAACTTTCAAAGAGACTCCACTGAGGACATGGACTCCACAGAGAGTCCCCGACACCAGACGTCAGCCCATATCTGCTATGGTCTGTATGCTTGTACTCTATGCTGACATTATCATCATATTTTCACTTCTGCATCTCATAATCCTGCTCTTTTCAGAAATGGCATCAGTCGACAAAACAGACGCCGTATGTCGGCACTCCGGGGCTGAAGAGCTGCAAAACCGACCTTCAGCCACAGCAGGAGGTGAGAGCGGGGAATTATGTCCTTCCTTTATACAATTACACAAATCTGTGGCTTAGAAGAACAATTTCTGATGGTAAAAGTAAGAAGACCGGTTTAAAGTCAGGCTGTCTATCAACATTTCCTCACGTTTCACCAAGATGTTTGGAGAGTTAAGATCtagatgaatgagaatctacaaagtttgtttaaatgtgatttttagtAATCTGCCATGATAAGTTAAGGCCCAATAATCACAAGACTTTTTTGACATGGGGTGGATGACGAAGATTTTACACCAGCAAGGTTTCCTAAATAAATACCGAAATTAGCATTTGAAGGGAAAAGTTggcagtttttaaaaacacctctGTAGCACTGGACAAACTGCAATAAATGCACTTTGAAACAACAAGCAAAGtaataagaattattattatttgtatggCTTTCTTGTTTGTTAGCAGGAAGTCGTCCAGAGATTATTTGATGATCAAGATGAGGACCTGGAAGAAAACGCGACACAAAAACatcctgacacacaaacagaccagCTCACAGTTCAAGCCTCAAGTGTAAGAAATCAAACGGAACGTCTCTTTATCTAGTTTCAGAAGACTTCTTGATAAATCAGTCATGTTTTGTTTCCCCCTGTCACTTGTTTAGACCAAACCCCACTGCGAAGAAAAGTTTGAGAAAAGCAAGGCTAACacgagtgaggaggaggaggagaaggaagaggagagggtgGGACGACAGCCATTCCTCCAAGCACCAGAGAGAGAGTCGgtcatttttttctccacaggCAAAAATCTGTCCAGAGCTCCACATTTTGAGAAGCAGAAGAGTtcatgtgagcagcagcagcagcagcagcagcagcagatgccaTGTGTGTCAGAACTGCCCCGTCCTGTCAACCCTTCACTCCAGAGTCTGCACAGAGGTAACACTGACATATTACATCCcataataaacattaaacatgacaAACCCTTTTAATACTGTATTAATCTAAATATGCAAGCCCTGCACCCCTTATATTGGATGAATATAAGTGGGTCGTCTTATAATCATAAcagtttttgtttcttcacCACATTTCACGTGAATGTTATTATTTGATGTATTTGAATTTGTCCACATTAGCAGCGTTTCCCCTAGAATGATATATTTTCAGCAGCGGTGCTGTTTTGTCGGTGTCCATGAAGACAAATCAAAACGGTTTTGAACTAAATGGTCTCATAATCATTATTAGCCTAACAATCATTGATGATATTAATTATGTGTGAAATTTCCGCGGTGCTATAATCTCGGAGCAGTGGCAGACTACTGCTAAAGGGGAGTGTAGTGATAACCCTGGCTTATGATGCCACTCTGTTAAAACCCACAGACACCGTTGTTCCAAAGACTTGTGGTGTGAGTCATGCAGTGGCGTTGCTGCGTAAGCGTCTTCCTCCTCTGGAGGAGCTGCGTATGGATGAAGAGGTGGCCACCTACACCTCCGTGTCTGTCCACGCTGCTCCAGGGTTTGTTCTGCCCCGGCCTCGCTGTGGAAACCCACTGGCCTCCATCCTGCACTTTGAAGAATCCTGTGTGAGTACACCTCAttatctcactctctgtgtgtgtatacagcggcagtACAGGGCGAACAGCGACCAGAAGCTTTTATCCAGTCAAATTGCAGAACTAGcatttctttcaaaaaaacTAGAATTCACTTTCGAAACATACTTCCTTGTAGGGCTGAAAGATCTTGAAttaatatctaattgcgattattttgacaggaaatgcgattgcgatatgattcatGATAtaagagggaatggtcatttttacatcattattctcattttattcaaaaaaacacttaaaaggattaatgtgtgatatttgtgcagctctgtgagaaatATAGaagatgtgtaataataataataataataacaattcatctaaaatgatattttggtTTGAACAAATATTGCGTCTCCTGCGATTTAAAAATTGTAATAAACTGTATTGCGATTTCGATAAAATGtggattaattgttcagccctaattccTTGTGTTTTAATCTGGCTTTGTTGCTCATTTTAATACAATTGTTACTCTTGTTTTCCAGAGATTTGTTCCGATTAGCTTCGATGTCTCCTCTGGTCCATCTTCTCCACTCAGCTCTCCAAAGCAGGAGAGATGATTTGCACTACAAGTACACAAATGACGTTTGTCCaacactgtatttttcttttttcttttttcttaagaTCCTAAATCCTTtcgtcatttaaatgtttattactgTTTTCAAAAGATGCTTTCCTAAAGGAAAAACACTAGCGTTATGTTTGTTAAATGAGAATCTTTAATTCTGCAGATGCTCATGTGTGTTAATCCCAAAACTGAATATGGGAAAATGACATGTTGCAAAAGGTCAATGAAGAAGACCGACTTCATCAGTGTTACAGCTGTAGTATAcaaagagatgatgatgatgatgatgatgtgtgtgaacattttcattagttatttgttatttttaacaaacCTGCATTTTGTGTGGACTGAAAATGATTGAAGATGTATAgtgtttataataaatgtgGATTTGTAACTTGTGAGCCATTTATGATAATTTTTTAAGATCTgagaaaaaaatccaaacattttcatttgcaaagAAAAGATTCACTAAATAGCGTATTGTCTACACCAGGCAGCGAGTGTTAGTATTATAATAAGGATTTACTGGTTTATTAAAGTTTATAATAATTTCTGATAAGCTTGGCTAAACCAGGAAAGCCtcattgtgattttaaaaagctcttttaaaacagggtcgcggggggagctggtaccaatcccagctggcatagTGCAAAAGGCGTCCATCACAGTCcaaagtccatcacagggccacatagagacaaacaaccatccactttcacattcacacctacagtcagtttagagtgtccaattgacctaatccccaaatctgcatgtttttggactgtgggaggaaactggacaaCCTGGAgaagacacacccacacacggggagaacatgcaaactccatgcagaaaggcccttgttcttaAACAGTGTAGACAAAAGTCCCAAACGTTGTTCTCTAAACTTTATTGAATAAACCTGCATGGGGCATTTTGGTCTGCTGGGAAGTTGCCTGCTGAAGGAAAATGCTAAATTGAGTATTGAGTATCCCTTTAACTATCATCACAGTAATCCCATCACATGACTttacaaaagtatttggccacacctgttttTCAGACTTTATGCTTTAGGTTTTTAGGCTTTAGGCCTTCTCGTCAAtgatagaaacacttcaaaatcttgaggaaagtcttttAAGAGCATTGGAAACTCCATATTaaattactgtatatgtatttgaatacgtcattacagtccctgttgatGTAATGGTCAGGCGTCTCAATACATTTGTCCGTATACTGTTCCCTCTGGTGTTACAAGATACACATATGGGTGACACTGTATCCTGTTCAGATAGATGGAAGTATTTGTATTACATACTGTATTACATACTTTAAAGTTCATGTGTAAAAGTCACCCTTCTGTGGGTCAGCATTTTTCATTTAGGTGGCAAAATGTCAAACAGTGATGTCAAACAATCCCATACATGTCTGTGTAGCACGCATTATTGACAGAGCAATAAAAGGAGGTAATCTGATAATCCACACCAAACTGAAACGTTTTAAATTCaagatgaattcattatttcatgagACATTGTTAAGAGAGCTGTAACACTGATGAAGTCATGAGAccattttatttaagtaaacTTTGACagatttccaaatttcacaaaatcaaTCCGCTTTAACAAGAAATTgttaaaaagtacttttttgctCGGGTGTGTTTACAtggttgaaaaaaaataattaatcagATTGCcaataggttgtgctgaaagaaAGGACATGAGACACTCCatattgtacattattttagcctattttaacatattttataacctaataatggaaaaaagcagcctaaatgctctgtgctctaaaaaaaataaataaaggcacaccaacagtctggatgATATGCTGATCCCTGGAAAGTGACAAGGGAAAAGTGTTGCACACCTTGACTCCACATGcatttgtcttttaattttaGATGACATCTGTGCTCTTAGGCCTTCGTCCAGATCACATTGTCTACAGGTGTAAcaggacacaaaaacacacagtgtcctATAGATTTGAAACCTCATGTATCAGCCCTTTTAATCAGCCCCTCCAAAATCTTTATTCATCTCCTCACTTTCTGTCTTGTCACATTCGAGTCATGTGCTTTGTGTTCTCCTGTCTCTAACTGTCCACTGCAGGTGGTTGCAGGACCTGATGTATATTTAGAGAGTGGTGGTGTTGGTCAGTGGGAGGGGGCTCGGGGCCGGGATTAGGAGCAGTTGTCTATAAAGCCTGTGCCTTCACACATGCTTCCCCCGAGAAGTTCACAGTAAAGGAAGAGCAGCCAcactcttttttctccttttctttcccccttttTGCCTTGTGTACCTGTCCTCTCTCAACATGTCCAAGAATCAGCCAATCACTGACCCCACAAAGATGGGCATCGGCAGGGCCATCGCCGTGCTGACGTCAGGAGGAGACGCCCAAGGTAAGAAGCGGTTCCTCTATGTTAATCGATGCTGAAGTTTTCCTCCAATTAATGTGAGAGACGTTTTTGTCTGACAGTGTCCTGTCTATGTCTCTGAGCACACTGACACTGAATCTCCACCAGCTGTAACGGCTCTTTATCTTCTTCTTGATCCTACATGCAACGGTCATGTTCTGCGTCAGTGCTGTGGCTGcatgagtgcatgagcaaatccatttttatttggaTAAATTAATAATAGcatgagaaaaaataatacaaataaaacacaagaaaagactcttttttaatttaaatttaaactaaaactgaaaaactTTACTTCATGTGTTTAAATTCCACACAGtattattcaaacaaatgaCATTATGACAAATTTTCCATCAGTTGAAGGCCAGCTGACGGAGGACGATCTGAAGCCAAGAGTGTTATGAGAATTACATCACATCACCCACCGCTTCACGTAACACAATACAACCACTGTCTGCTAGAATTGTGTAGGAGATGAGGATGACAAACAGTAGAAATGACGTTTTAACCAACATGTTTCAGTTAAACTAAGACATTACAGCTCTATACTTTGCTCTATACCACCACTGTGTTCACTTATTTCATATCTTTGGGGCTAATTTTAGTGGCTGTGACCTTTTTCTGGTATGGAACAGAGAAACGCCCCCAATCCACAGCTGCTGTCTGGTGAAACAAGAGCTGCAAAAGCTGCCAgcccaacacaacacaaacgcaCTGTGGCCTTTAGTGTACTGGACATCCAAGGGCAAGATGGTGCACAAGACACGAAGTCTGATAACCTCAGCTCCCGTGTGGCCTTGTGGGtatttttgtctcatctgtTGCCAATGTACAGGTCAAGTCACTTAAAGGGTAACGCTCTCCTGACAGGAAGTGTAAATGAAACTCATCACCCTAAACCTTATCATGACCATAAATTGTATGTAAAAATGGACGTGGATTTACGGATGCACACTCTTGTTGTGAAGCCTAAAGATTTGCAATTTCACTGTCATTAggtcagtttttgaaaccagaaatTCATGcttgtcacctgcaaccaggtacttattattattattattgttattatttttattattattattattatcaccattattattactagATGATagtagctgtcagtcacacatgTGTCCACTCAAATATGCTgagctttatcatctattttcctccaaatggggTCATAATTTATAAAGTTGACATAAATGCTCTTTGACGAAACTACAGCTTAAGACCATTAACGCCTGAGGAAAATGATCAttaacaaatgtatatataaatggaTAAGAATGGAATAAGAAGTAGACTCATTTTCCTATAGacctccattcaaactgagcaGAGTTGCCACCTGGTGGCTAATTGCCACTTCCTCcctacttcctgggcttcacttttaacccaatgaaatgtattttttttatatatacaaagGCTATGATAATGACCTTTGTGTGTCTCAGGCATGAACGCTGCAGTGAGAGCTACAGTCAGAGTTGGTCTTTACACCGGAGCAAAGGTCTACTTTGTTCATGAGGTACGGCTGCACACAGGACACAGCCACTCGGACGTGTCATAATACTGCAAAGACGTTCTGGGACGACCTGATAAtcaactgctgtgtgtgttcttgtatgctGCAGGGCTACCAGGGCCTCGTGGATGGAGGAGAACACATTCAGCCTGCCACATGGGAGAGTGTGTCTATGATGCTCCAGCTGGTGAGCGAACCTGATCACACAAGCCACATACAAGATACAAGAGGTTCATGTCAGCTGTGTATTTTGCAAGACTCCCTCTATACAAAACAATtaccatccattcattcatcttctaccgcttcatcctccacatgagggtcgcaatttggttccaatcccagctgacgcagGGCGAAAGGAATTACGTTttgcataaataataaaattagaataGAAATTGAAATGTTGAAGTGCAGAGGCTTAAAAGAAACTGAGTTTAAAAACCAGgtgaattatgtctttgaaatgactcggcacaaatgtgttgtgaacagctttatagttcataaatggtttactgtgactgtgtcagactaatatcggtatcagtagatacaCAAGTTTGTGATGTCGGTATCGGaaacaaaaatgcacatgtTGCTAATGTAGTTCTAAATGAAGCTTTAACTCTGACAGACATGTGTGGTGCTCATCTGTCAGTCCACCCAAATATAATTAGACAATCCTACCGAGGGGTGCTGGCTAGCTCAGTCAATAGAGCTGGCACCTGTGGCTCGGGTTTGATTCCACCTCTCTCACACTTCGCTGTCCTGTCAGCATACTTTGGGTTGACCTGgttttgaaatattcagtgtGAAATTTGTCACAGTGGTGAAAAATGATGGTCAAAAGGTTAATGAGCCTTTTATTTTCCCACGGATTGTCCACATTCCCCTGGATAATCCACTGTTCAACTGTTCAGTGTGTGGTCTGTGGATTTCCCAGGGAAACAGGAACACCTTTTTTAGCTGTAGTGAAAGAATCATTGTGCCCTAAATCACAGCGCTGTAAAAATGGCTGTTGATTTCGTGATAATTAAGCTTTAAAAGCCACTGGTTTTAATCCTGTGacaaacaaacttcattttACTTCCAATGTTTAGACAAGGCCACCCTTTGACCTTTAATGTAATAAATCCACTTCCTTCAACATGTGATTGAGTGAGATAAGTGATGAGTGTGATGATATTTAACGCCGCCCCTGACCCCGTGACTGGAGGATGATGGAGATGCAACAAAACCGCAAAGCTTGTGATTCAAGTTTCGTCCCATCATCTGCGTTGACTAAATAAAACGGCCTGGCAGTGACAGGAGACGTGACAAGCTGGGATCCATGAAGTGTGTGAAGTTAAGCAAAGTAGTCGTGGTGAATGTCTACCCTTAAAGTGTCCAAGCCTTTTAGTCAGGTGGACCCAAACGAGAGGGATTTGATTTGATCAGAGGCGATCCTAGATTCTGGGGGGTCCCAGGCAAAGAGGCTAATTGGGGGCCCTTCACCATCCCTCCCCACCCTCATCACCAATGCACCCTAAACCCTCATAAAATTGCAATCAGTGCTAATCAAATTTCAtttattcttatatatatatatatatatatatatatatatatatatatatatatatatgtatatatatatacatatatgttgaATATAGTCAAATGCTTtctacagcacacacacacacacacctataaaACAGATGTTGgttctgttaccatcctgttGTACTTCTTATTATAATAACTCTGCATTTTCCTCATGTATCAGTAACTAACGATTCTCCCCGTCATGTCATCACGTCATAGGGAGGTACTGTTATTGGCAGTGCCCGCTGTAAAGACTTCAGAGCCAGA includes:
- the LOC122777086 gene encoding uncharacterized protein LOC122777086 isoform X3; its protein translation is MDPSAILRLQSRNKIHSDFLRMKNEHNKIPADAKSSKLMSAPHLSKQDGENKDPGSSEMSRKAPARAGISRLPVLAKSLHLQTPSDFSQSHCRWEEKPLAGKSKKKKPCTRPVPFNLSQPKSSTTRKNQQPASVPQSQTGTHAVQLKNNAHLKHQNIHSKPSKHPAVLNCHMDSTQKSHGKTTENMSHLLGQSRPPNTSKASATLSNPLPAIALRNTRPQISSSSTSAHPALTNCLENMNLLSLKDPTKIKPASQNTELSTVKGENFQPDHMAFLSILRNEGIKATGLGSTTPQSKSYNYVPQRVSVMKSRQKVGATTGISKLVQFSPDATALQSILQNEGVTAGGLVGATPRKSVCPSGRSTSVYTARRVPLRKNHAEATGGSVAVTFKETPLRTWTPQRVPDTRRQPISAMKWHQSTKQTPYVGTPGLKSCKTDLQPQQEEVVQRLFDDQDEDLEENATQKHPDTQTDQLTVQASSTKPHCEEKFEKSKANTSEEEEEKEEERVGRQPFLQAPERESVIFFSTGKNLSRAPHFEKQKSSCEQQQQQQQQQMPCVSELPRPVNPSLQSLHRDTVVPKTCGVSHAVALLRKRLPPLEELRMDEEVATYTSVSVHAAPGFVLPRPRCGNPLASILHFEESCRFVPISFDVSSGPSSPLSSPKQER
- the LOC122777086 gene encoding uncharacterized protein LOC122777086 isoform X1, whose amino-acid sequence is MDPSAILRLQSRNKIHSDFLRMKNEHNKIPADAKSSKLMSAPHLSKQDGENKDPGSSEMSRKAPARAGISRLPVLAKSLHLQTPSDFSQSHCRWEEKPLAGKSKKKKPCTRPVPFNLSQPKSSTTRKNQQPASVPQSQTGTHAVQLKNNAHLKHQNIHSKPSKHPAVLNCHMDSTQKSHGKTTENMSHLLGQSRPPNTSKASATLSNPLPAIALRNTRPQISSSSTSAHPALTNCLENMNLLSLKDPTKIKPASQNTELSTVKGENFQPDHMAFLSILRNEGIKATGLGSTTPQSKSYNYVPQRVSVMKSRQKVGATTGISKLVQFSPDATALQSILQNEGVTAGGLVGATPRKSVCPSGRSTSVYTARRVPLRKNHAEATGGSVAVTFKETPLRTWTPQRVPDTRRQPISAMKWHQSTKQTPYVGTPGLKSCKTDLQPQQEQEVVQRLFDDQDEDLEENATQKHPDTQTDQLTVQASSTKPHCEEKFEKSKANTSEEEEEKEEERVGRQPFLQAPERESVIFFSTGKNLSRAPHFEKQKSSCEQQQQQQQQQMPCVSELPRPVNPSLQSLHRDTVVPKTCGVSHAVALLRKRLPPLEELRMDEEVATYTSVSVHAAPGFVLPRPRCGNPLASILHFEESCRFVPISFDVSSGPSSPLSSPKQER
- the LOC122777086 gene encoding uncharacterized protein LOC122777086 isoform X2, whose protein sequence is MDPSAILRLQSRNKIHSDFLRMKNEHNKIPADAKSSKLMSAPHLSKQDGENKDPGSSEMSRKAPARAGISRLPVLAKSLHLQTPSDFSQSHCRWEEKPLAGKSKKKKPCTRPVPFNLSQPKSSTTRKNQQPASVPQSQTGTHAVQLKNNAHLKHQNIHSKPSKHPAVLNCHMDSTQKSHGKTTENMSHLLGQSRPPNTSKASATLSNPLPAIALRNTRPQISSSSTSAHPALTNCLENMNLLSLKDPTKIKPASQNTELSTVKGENFQPDHMAFLSILRNEGIKATGLGSTTPQSKSYNYVPQRVSVMKSRQKVGATTGISKLVQFSPDATALQSILQNEGVTAGGLVGATPRKSVCPSGRSTSVYTARRVPLRKNHAEATGGSVVTFKETPLRTWTPQRVPDTRRQPISAMKWHQSTKQTPYVGTPGLKSCKTDLQPQQEQEVVQRLFDDQDEDLEENATQKHPDTQTDQLTVQASSTKPHCEEKFEKSKANTSEEEEEKEEERVGRQPFLQAPERESVIFFSTGKNLSRAPHFEKQKSSCEQQQQQQQQQMPCVSELPRPVNPSLQSLHRDTVVPKTCGVSHAVALLRKRLPPLEELRMDEEVATYTSVSVHAAPGFVLPRPRCGNPLASILHFEESCRFVPISFDVSSGPSSPLSSPKQER